A genomic stretch from Pochonia chlamydosporia 170 chromosome 4, whole genome shotgun sequence includes:
- a CDS encoding copper chaperone for superoxide dismutase (similar to Metarhizium robertsii ARSEF 23 XP_007818683.2), with product MTVNNSFQTVFAVPLSCNGCVKAVSDSLYKLRGVSKVDGNLADQLISVEGFAAPSAIVEAIQATGRDAILRGSGASDSAAVSILETFTDRMKTQDEDGNREVRGLARMVQVGSGKTLVDLTIRGVAPGSYNATIREYGDLQSGAESTGPVWAGNQSEPKGVLGKIEVGQDGRGTAFVDHPFQIWEIIGHAMVLTKQDEANGPLQNDDNTVVGVIARSAGVWDNDKTVCSCTGKTLWEERKDEVRKGML from the exons ATGACGGTTAACAACTCATTTCAG ACCGTCTTCGCTGTACCATTGTCTTGTAACGGCTGTGTCAAGGCTGTTTCAGACTCGCTTTACAAACTGAGAGGTGTTAGTAAAGTCGACGGAAACCTGGCCGATCAATTAATCTCCGTCGAAGGATTTG CCGCACCCTCTGCTATTGTCGAGGCTATTCAGGCAACAGGAAGAGATGCAATCCTCCGCGGATCTGGCGCATCGGACA GCGCCGCTGTTAGTATACTTGAAACGTTTACAGACAGAATGAAAACacaggatgaagatggaaacCGAGAGGTCAGGGgattggcgagaatggtACAGGTTGGTTCTGGAAAAACTCTTGTGGATCTAACCATTCGAGGAGTTGCCCCAGGAAGCTACAATGCCACCATACGAGAGTATGGGGATCTTCAATCTGGAGCCGAATCAACCGGGCCCGTCTGGGCTGGAAACCAGTCTGAGCCTAAGGGTGTTTTGGGGAAGATTGAAGTTGGCCAGGATGGTCGTGGAACCGCCTTCGTTGATCATCCATTTCAGATTTGGGAAATAATTGGCCATGCCATGGTTCTTACGAAGCAGGACGAGGCTAACGGGCCGCTCCAAAATGATGACAACACAGTGGTTGGAGTTATTGCCCGCAGCGCGGGCGTCTGGGATAACGACAAAACTGTGTGCTCCTGCACTGGGAAGACGTTGTGGGAGGAAAGGAAGGATGAAGTTCGAAAAGGTATGTTGTAG
- a CDS encoding ribosomal protein L13 (similar to Metarhizium robertsii ARSEF 23 XP_007818682.1), protein MSQTLGLTRLAYSRVWHQISASTPHNTLTTQPNVTPPSLGRLASRIAVILMGKHKPIWDPSTDCGDYVVVTNCAALHTTGKKMWRKSYYRHTTRPGSLKELTMDALMEKHGGSEILRKAVRGMLPKNRLRDKRLARLKAFEGDAHPYKDNLVRFGGVVVGSEGWEQAVEKIRESDKERL, encoded by the exons ATGTCTCAGACTCTTGGGCTG ACTCGCCTTGCCTACTCGCGAGTATGGCATCAAATATCTGCATCTACGCCTCATAACACACTCACGACTCAACCCAACGTTACTCCTCCATCGCTAGGACGACTGGCTTCACGAATCGCTGTAATTTTAATGGGCAAACACAAGCCGATCTGGGACCCGTCAACAGACTGTGGAGACTATGTTGTCGTGACAAACTGCGCAGCACTGCACACCACGGGGAAGAAGATGTGGCGAAAATCCTATTACAGGCATACTACGCGTCCGGGAAGTTTAAAAGAGCTGACAATGGACGCACTCATGGAGAAGCACGGCGGTAGTGAAATCTTACGGAAAGCAGTACGCGgtatgctgccaaagaaTAGACTACGGGACAAGCGACTTGCGCGCTTAAAGGCTTTTGAAGGAGACGCACATCCGTACAAGGACAATCTTGTCCGATTCGGCGGCGTCGTCGTTGGCAGTGAAGGCTGGGAGCAGGCAGTAGAGAAGATTCGAGAGTCGGACAAGGAGAGGCTATGA
- a CDS encoding uricase (similar to Metarhizium acridum CQMa 102 XP_007807998.1) — MPYVSAARYGKDNVRVLKVTRDQSTGVQTVTEMTVCCLLEGDIDTSYTEADNGVVVATDSIKNTTFIMAKQHPVNPPELYASILGNHFIQKYSHIHVANVKVVTHRWIRMDVDGKPHPHSFIKDAGETRNVEVRVSRKDGINISSSIAGLSVLKSTGSAFHGFVRDEYTTLPETWDRILSTDVDASWKWSKFADLKAVEEGASKFDDAWNKARNITLKLFAEDNSASVQNTMYKMCEQILDAVPETETISYSLPNNHNFELDLSWHNGLQNTGKDAEVYVPQTCPNGLIKCEVSRS; from the exons ATGCCTTACGTCTCAGCCGCCCGTTATGGAAAGGACAATGTTCGTGTCCTCAAGGTTACCCGCGACCAGTCCACTGGCGTCCAAACCGTCACCGAGATGACCGTGTGCTGTCTTCTCGAGGGCGACATTGATACCTCGTACACTGAGGCCGATAATGGCGTCGTAGTCGCCACTGACTCCATCAAGAACACCActttcatcatggccaagcagCATCCCGTCAACCCTCCCGAGCTCTATGCCTCTATTCTCGGCAACCACTTTATTCAAAAGTACAGCCACATCCACGTCGCCAACGTGAAAGTCGTCACCCATCGGTGGATCCgcatggatgttgatggaaagcCTCACCCGCACAGCTTTATCAAGGATGCCGGTGAGACTCGAAATGTTGAAGTCCGAGTCAGCCGCAAGGATGGCATCAACATTTCCAGCTCCATTGCTGGCCTCAGTGTTCTCAAGAGTACCGGCTCCGCCTTCCATGGCTTCGTTCGTGATGAGTATACCACTCTCCCGGAGACATGGGATCGTATTCTATCCACCGACGTCGACGCAAGCTGGAAGTGGAGCAAGTTTGCCGACCTCAAAGCTGTAGAGGAGGGTGCCTCCAAGTTTGATGACGCTTGGAACAAGGCTAGAAACATTACGCTCAAACTCTTTGCCGAGGACAACAGCGCCAGTGTTCAGAACACAATGTACAAGATGTGCGAGCAGATTTTGGATGCTGTTCCTGAAACTGAAACGATTTCTTACTCGCTCCCCAATAACCACAACTTCGAACTAG ACCTGAGTTGGCACAATGGCCTGCAAAACACTGGCAAGGACGCCGAGGTGTATGTCCCCCAAACATGCCCTAACGGTCTCATTAAGTGTGAAGTTTCTCGCTCTTGA